The Phaeodactylum tricornutum CCAP 1055/1 chromosome 2, whole genome shotgun sequence DNA window ACAGTGAAGTGGAGAAATTGGAGAGGGGGGCGTGAACGTGGGGTGCTTTCCGCGACTCCGAATCAGTCCGGTCACGCTCCAGGGGGGACCCGCCGCCAAACTCGATCGACTGCCGTGTACGGTCCAGTCATGGTACCTGAGCTGCGATATCATCGAGGATCCAGCGCTCACCCAGAGCCGTAAACGCCATTCATTTTTCTAACAGAGTAAACTCCTTCCCCCACTGTCAAGCTGGCATCGATCGAactttttgggaaaaggcGATATATTTCCGTGCCAAGGGGATCGACAACACCAACGAACTTTGCACTTTCGTCGTCAGTATTGTCATTTTCATTCGACGGGAACTATCAAAAATGGCGCCCAAGTCCGCCGCCCAATTGCGTCGTCTGCACGAACGGGCAGCGGCAAGGGGAGAAACGTACACCCTCACGGCGTCCACTAGCACCACCCCTGACCTTGGCGACGTCGGCAACCAGCAAGGAAACAAGGAATCCTCTTCCTCCATCGCTCCACCATCCCGACACAACGGAAGCAGTCCCCAAACCACGGGGACGATCACACGAACAGACGGCGTCCGACGCGAAACTGCGGTGCAGCTACGGCAAGCCTTGGACGCGATCGAGCAACGTACGGACACGACCGCCAAAGATCGTCGGTCGGCAAAACGCAAGGCGGAAGCCATTGCCGCGGAAGCGGCGGGCTGTACAGCAACCGAACTTCTTGCATGGTACGAGCAACACGGTGCGAACGACCCCGACGCGGCCGCCTCCAAAATCCCCTACATTGTCTTTGTCGGACAGCTTTCCTACGATACGACCAAGGATAGTCTGTTCCAACACATTCGGAAAGAAATCGGAACGGAACACAAGGTCAATCCGTCCACGGTCAAGATTCGCCTGCTCACCGAcgcgaaaacaaaaaaatcgCGTGGTATGGCCTTTGTCGAAGTCCCAGACCCAGAAATGCTCTACGCTTGCCTTAAATTGCATCACACCTTTTTGGAAGGCCGTCGACTCAACGTGGAACGCACGGCTGGTGGTCGCAAGTCTAGCGATCAacggaaaaccaaaattcAACAACGCCGCCAAGAACAGGAACAGTACTTTGGGACGGTGGTGGACAACATGCTGCAAGAGCATTACAAAAGTGGAGAAATCAAGCCACACGAAATTGATGACGGCGTTGTTGGTCTTTGCAAAAGGCATTCGGCAACCGTCGTGCAAGCCGCTTTGGAGAAATACGTAGAATCCAACGGTCGAGACATGGACAACCCCAGTGCTTACCTGACATTTTTGCTTGGAAAACTGGCCGAAGAGGGTATTTTcgaaaagaaggacgaaACAAACGACAAAGGCCGCCCACCCAAGCGACCACGACCAGAAAAAAGGAAAACTGCGAGCAACAGGGCAATCGAGAAAACCTCCGAATTTATCGAGGCTGGAGTAGACATGAGTATCAGCGAGAAAAAAAGGGGGGATCTGAACAAAATCTTCCCGTCGATGCGCAGAGGGCGTGGTCGCGGCTACATGTAAAACTAAAACCAGACTATTCTATACACTCTATCCATTTTTCGATTGCTTACGGCCTTGTTTCGGTTTCCACACGAAACCGAGAGCGTCGAGTTGATTGCGCCGTTTTGGCGCATTCTCGCCTTTCAGGTACGTGTCTTTCGTGCGCACGTCTTTCAGTCGCTGCCCGAGGGGGAGACCCCAGAGATGCTCAGGCCAAGGCCACTCTTGTCCATCATGTTCCGTCGTTGATGGAGCCGGAACTTTAAAGTGATAGGGAACGTCTAAATATCTATCGTGCATTCGCGAGTAGATTGCTGCGGCGTGTACAACCCGTAGCCATCCCAGATCAGCGTTTCCACCCCAGTGAAAGCCTAGTTTTTGCAACATTTGTTTTCGTTCGGGTTTGTCCTTTACGTACAAATCCTTTTGTCGCACCGCGATACACTTTGCACCTAGCGGGTACCCCCACAATTCGTTTGGCCACAGATCTTCCGACGGCACAATGTAATTCGATGGGATGGATATAGATATCGACCGACCAACGCTAAACGCCCCACATTTTTCGAGCTTGGCGTAGTGCCGCAATGCCGCATAGAAAATCCGGTAGCGTCTTTCTTGCGCGTCCCAAACAAATCCTAACCCGTCTAGCTGATCTCTACGAGATCCAGCGTTGTCATCACGCAGAAAATCGCTACGCGATCGAATGCGATACACGCAATTCCCCAACGGGATCTTCCAAGTTGCTTTGGACCAGCGATTGTCCCCTTGTGGTACCACGTAGCTGCTTGGTACGAGAAGATTTCCGTATAGTGTCCTGTATGTTATCAGAGCCTCTAGGATCAGATTCCACTCGGGTTGCAGCCGTTCCCAGACAAATCCTAATTGATTTAGCTCAGCAACGCGATCAGGCTTCGACTTGACGTTCCGTTGCCACCATTTCATGTCATAGATGGTGCTCAAATCGACACCATGCCACTCGTTGGCATAATCTTTCGTGTATGGTACTCGGTAGCGCCGGGGAATAACGAGGTTGCCATGGAGGGAGCTATACGCTCGTAGCGCCTTGATAGCGGAATAGTAAGGCAGATCAACCCCACTTCTTCTTCGAAGTAAGTCATCAGTCTTCGGTTGATCTCGCGGCCCACTTTTCTTTCTACTGCCCGATCCATGTTGATCCCGTGTTTGCGTGAAACAATCTGTTGAAGCGGCTTCATCAGAATCGGTTCTTCCTCGACTCGACCGGTACTTTCGAATGCTTCGTGCCATTTGTGATGCTGGAAGCCTGTCGCAAGAGCTTTGTAATAGTGCAGCGGACGACGTTTCTTCCGGAAGATCTACCATCCATCGCACTGTTTTGGTCTCGCCGGCAGGTCGACGAGAAACGTTTCTTTGCTCGAAGAGGAACGATTCGGTCAAGGCCGACACCATATTTACGATGGAAACAAAAATGGTGGTCAACGTGGAACCGAGGACAACTGAACGACGGGGCGACATATCGTTTCTTACAGCCTCATTCTTCTGATAATGTTTCTATTGCGTGGTGTGTTGCCCAAAAGGAATGGTCTTCTCttctctctagagagagtAAATAAAAAGCCCAGTCTTCCGTCATCAGCGCTTTCAAGTATTCAATCGCCACCATCGACTGATTGTGACACGGACTGCTGCAGTCGAGATAGAACAAACAAAGTCCCAGTCATGTCGCCCGCATCAAGGGGGACGCCTGAGTGTCCCAGAAAAAAATCAAAAAAATTTCACACGACGACGGTGAGATTCGAACTCACGCGCTCAAAGAGCAATGGATTAGCAATCCATCGCCTTAACCACTCGGCCACGTCGTCTTTGCTTTGATAGCTACAGAGAAAACACGGAGAAAAATATACAAACAGAATTTTGAAACCATGAATTATCCATCGCGGGACTGTTGAGCTCCGTACCTCACTGCTACACAGTACCCTCTACCCAACCTACAATCCTTTGCTTGGATGGGGGAAAGTGGAAATCTCCTCTCCCCTCGCGAAACCAATCATGGTTTGGATACATACGTAAACCGAGTTGACGACCGATTGtttgactttttcgtctcctCTTCGAGCATCCTTTGCGTTGCCCCCGAGGCTCCAGGATCGTCAGCAGCTGAAGGTAGCATCAATTGTTTTTGCTTGGACAAGTCGACCATGAGTGCCCGAGCAATCCGTGCTTTGCGTGGGGAGTCAAATCGAATTCCATTTGTTGACCGAACGGAAATCTCGCACGAGGAAGAGGATTCCGAGGATGAAACCAAATCCGGTACAGAACTTCCAATCCGAGCTTCGGCCTTCGCGGGAATGGAGGATTcagacgaggacgatgaagaagacgatgctGATGAAGAGGCCATTGAGAGGATCGATTTAACATCAAAAGATAGACCTACCGAGTTTACATTGAAAGCGAAGGACTCAAACGATAGTGAAGACGAAACCGAGGAAGACTTGGACGCTTTACTCGACGAATTCAAAGAAAGAGACTTCTTAGGTAGTACACAGGAAGACACTGGTATTGATGAGTCTGCAACAGAGTCGTCGCCGTTTGAGCACATTCTTTCTGGAATTGATATCCGAGATCTAGATATTGATTATTCCACACGCACTTCTTTTCTCCCAGCTGCCGCGAGCGCCGCAACATCGTTACCCCAGACTCCGACTAATACCGGGAGAAAGAATCGTaaagcctttttctttggtgTAGCACGTGACGGGTGGGTGCGTCCACCAAACTTCGTTGGAGGTGGTATCGGAATGGACACTTACGATGGCAGAGAGCAACAACGCCTTCCTTGGCCGTACAACATCCACCCTTCTTTCTTGGAAAATGATAGGAGCGGGAGCGGTCGTACAATGAAGTTTGAGTTTTTTACGTTCGTGCATTCTGACAATTACCGAAACGAACTTGCCGATTATCAGCAAATTCAACAGTCGGGAGATCTAAATGCACTCGTAATGTTCGTTAGGCATCATCCTTTCGTGACGGATGCATTGCTACAGCTAAGTCTGGTCTTATATCAGACAAATCACAGCCAGGAAGgacttttgttgttgcgaaGGTGTCTTTGGATATACGAGTGCTCGTCATTGTTGCGGTTTGCCCGTGGATTGGAAGGATGCTGCCTCATGGATGCTGATCAGCCTGAGAACTCGATCTATTTTAAAGCCCTGTTTCGCCTCGTTCAAGTTAGCCACCGAGCAACGTAAGTTGAAGAATTCCTTTGCTGGGCGTACGCCGAAGACACGGAATTTCTCTTTCTCACCTTTTCAAAATGATGATAGTCTCCCGAGAACCGCTTTGGCCGTGTCACGTTTCATTTTGTCGTTGGACCCACTTCGTGACCCAACGGGAGTTCTCTTGTCTATAGATTACCATGCTTTGGCTAGTAACGCTGTCTCCTCAGATAGATGGCTAGTAGACCTTATCGACAGCGGCGTAGTTCTACTCTGGTACCGCGAGGACTCCGCCCTTGACAAATTACTCAAC harbors:
- a CDS encoding predicted protein — protein: MSPASRGTPECPRKKSKKFHTTTYPLPNLQSFAWMGESGNLLSPRETNHGLDTYVNRVDDRLFDFFVSSSSILCVAPEAPGSSAAEGSINCFCLDKSTMSARAIRALRGESNRIPFVDRTEISHEEEDSEDETKSGTELPIRASAFAGMEDSDEDDEEDDADEEAIERIDLTSKDRPTEFTLKAKDSNDSEDETEEDLDALLDEFKERDFLGSTQEDTGIDESATESSPFEHILSGIDIRDLDIDYSTRTSFLPAAASAATSLPQTPTNTGRKNRKAFFFGVARDGWVRPPNFVGGGIGMDTYDGREQQRLPWPYNIHPSFLENDRSGSGRTMKFEFFTFVHSDNYRNELADYQQIQQSGDLNALVMFVRHHPFVTDALLQLSLVLYQTNHSQEGLLLLRRCLWIYECSSLLRFARGLEGCCLMDADQPENSIYFKALFRLVQVSHRATLPRTALAVSRFILSLDPLRDPTGVLLSIDYHALASNAVSSDRWLVDLIDSGVVLLWYREDSALDKLLNADLRNLPNMAYSYALALFRLHSDSPSEESFEKANHAIQAAMSQFPEIVGLLLQRNEVDISGRSFRRDWITVLDLASERSRSLRNEWLSTVNDGAIVVAATLQACDLITKIFVETSAKLWSDDGVQQWVFDNMKMLYSRRLDFLEVPESLSPALIRYISCDPSDYESHLPLLPQDANVVDVNLIALAMDINPNLPRLLRRMPPMDNGAGQLEGHRLHDGFSAAQPLLGGPPSQMIDPDWPIVEVFWRSFLPWTHVDGVIPPRR
- a CDS encoding predicted protein, with amino-acid sequence MAPKSAAQLRRLHERAAARGETYTLTASTSTTPDLGDVGNQQGNKESSSSIAPPSRHNGSSPQTTGTITRTDGVRRETAVQLRQALDAIEQRTDTTAKDRRSAKRKAEAIAAEAAGCTATELLAWYEQHGANDPDAAASKIPYIVFVGQLSYDTTKDSLFQHIRKEIGTEHKVNPSTVKIRLLTDAKTKKSRGMAFVEVPDPEMLYACLKLHHTFLEGRRLNVERTAGGRKSSDQRKTKIQQRRQEQEQYFGTVVDNMLQEHYKSGEIKPHEIDDGVVGLCKRHSATNPTVETWTTPVLT
- a CDS encoding predicted protein, coding for MSPRRSVVLGSTLTTIFVSIVNMVSALTESFLFEQRNVSRRPAGETKTVRWMVDLPEETSSAALLQSSCDRLPASQMARSIRKYRSSRGRTDSDEAASTDCFTQTRDQHGSGSRKKSGPRDQPKTDDLLRRRSGVDLPYYSAIKALRAYSSLHGNLVIPRRYRVPYTKDYANEWHGVDLSTIYDMKWWQRNVKSKPDRVAELNQLGFVWERLQPEWNLILEALITYRTLYGNLLVPSSYVVPQGDNRWSKATWKIPLGNCVYRIRSRSDFLRDDNAGSRRDQLDGLGFVWDAQERRYRIFYAALRHYAKLEKCGAFSVGRSISISIPSNYIVPSEDLWPNELWGYPLGAKCIAVRQKDLYVKDKPERKQMLQKLGFHWGGNADLGWLRVVHAAAIYSRMHDRYLDVPYHFKVPAPSTTEHDGQEWPWPEHLWGLPLGQRLKDVRTKDTRDHALCASTGRFCSDPPFFSR